In Gossypium arboreum isolate Shixiya-1 chromosome 3, ASM2569848v2, whole genome shotgun sequence, the sequence ATGACCCTCcactaaattcaattaattataatatttggttagaaaatgattaaaatatttaaaataaaatgatttaataaGAAAAATAGATGAATAAAGAAGAAATTTAAGGAGAGAGAGTGTGTTTATCTCCTTCTTCCTCCAAAAACCGaaaccaaagaaaagaaaaaggaaaattctcATTAAGGCAATTCGGCACTACTTCTTGCTAGTaggaggtaagttttgaagtgTTAGTTAAATCTTCTTATATGTTTAAGTTAATTTGTGAATGTATTTTGACAATATTAAGAAaaattcaaacttttatgatggtTGGGCACTAAACCGTGTATCAAAGTACTAGAATTAGTAGTTGTTTACATGTATTATTGAATAAGTAGAAGATAGAATGGGGTTTAAATGGAAGgttcatttgatttatttttgtcCTTGTATGAAAAGTGGTTCATTGTTAAGGCCGAATGAGTCATGCTAGATTAGTTGAAAAAAATGTTCATGTTATGaggtaaattgaataattgaCCGAAACATGGAAGGAAGGGCAagatttataaattatgttttaggGTGAAAGGtataatgaaagttgtattaagtttAATGTGCATACTTTAGTCTAAGTGTTGAGGAGTATTCGGCTAAGATAGTTGAAATgtgggtgttgccgatttttaaatttagattatgggagtggctataatgggcattaagatgttgaacttaagaaattagAAGTATATGAACTTGATAGTATTTAAAAGATAGTACGAATAAATGGGGAGCTTTTGCTAGTTTAGAAGTATACGGTCAAAATGTTTATGAAGTGAAAAAAATGTGTTGAATGACAAAATGATGACcaaatgttattttgataatgataatacattcggctttgagatataatataaacattagtTGAAATTTTGATATTTGGAACAAGGAGGGTTGTAAGAAGAAGTGGAATCATTAAATTTACATATTTATGAATATCTTGCAAGGTAAATTAAACTATTAACTTATTTATTCTAGCTCAAGAAACCAAAGGAGgggaaacaagcaaaggcaaagcaaagaatattgagtagtcgattgggaatcattccaTCCGActtaaggtaagtccttaagcatttttgtaaggttgaccagcttgtatataaataatattagtgaatcataaaagaattcctcttgttaggtattcttttggagtgattttcctatttattaatgtaACCATATGTActatttgagttaagtaaattgccttatcataATGAGTTGACATACGACACTATGTGTGTGGAATTAAGTGGCACTAGGTGTGCCGATTTGGATGCtgaagcatgagagaaaatccaatgcactatgtgtgaggtttactatggcactatgtgtgcgagtgtaattagcactatgtgtgcaaatacgATTGATAATATAAAAGGTGCATGAAAGAACTAAGTGATAGAACtattaactaaaatatcgaatttgagacatGTGATGTGTATGTATAAATTTACCTAGTGCATCATTGTTCCATGCTATGAGGAAATGAATCTgaatcaattgggttgttttggtatttggtatgattgtaggacttggcatgagattgaaccgaaaatctaagaaattatatcatagttcggtatggatagagtaattgatcttgcattgtttgttttctcttatgatcttttattaatggacggtagtgtaatgcttatgacttactgagttatatactcatttggtgtgtttacttgttacttatttaggtttctttgacccattttgtgtgctcgggaccatcgtcgaagtcatcacgccagcttgcaactttttggtaccttcttcttagttggtctaagagaacatttcggcatgtataggctattatgttttgtttgaactttgatatgtatacttttagccatgcgaatatggcttaaatgttaagtttggatttggtcttatgggtACTTAGTTATAAGTTTTAGTAAGTTTGGTCTTGATAATTTGGTTATGGTGATAGTGGTTTAAATTCGTTTTAGTTAAAGTGATCGATTACTACTGAATGGATGATGTTTGTGATAAGCATTTCATGCATTGAGAATGACTTTAATCTTAGGTtcaattcggttttggttgagtaatagtctaagtctatttgattattatgccgtatgtCATGGTGATCATTTTGGTGTtacacttatgatatggttattgagtagtatggaaatgcttggtaatgattagccattggaatggctaatcatgatcatatttggtgatatgtatgtcaaattactagttaatCCATGGAataccatgaaataggtaaaatttaccttaaaaatagatgcagAGACAGcagagtgatgtgaatttgaaaaatcactaaaaatagtagaaatggaattaaataatgaataagttatgtaatcgaagcttgatgactctattttcatatggaagaaacaaaacgaccatatgagctatattttatgagatgtttaaatttttgtgaaacagggccagagcgatttctggatcccctgttctgattttggaaattcaccataaattttacaaagataattagaagtcatgctttatatgtacagattcattattgagtctagtttcattagagacaaactacataggcattgaagccctgtaccgGGAGATATCTTTCGTaatgcacagaggtcagagtagtcgaaccctaaaataggggagactttaacaaataaactgtactaattggcctgaccaaaaattttaaaaaaaatttactagatagatatatgagtctagtttcatgaaaaatttacagaattgaatttcaagttttggaactcgagatatgatttttaaagcgactgcgatgcagttagccagcttgtctagaaaatttaAAACGAATTGTATGAGccgtttaagtaatgaattaagcccgttaacacctcgtgtttgactctgaaaacagtctcgggtacggggtgttacaataatgggattggatccattctactTCGTCCAATTTCAGCTCTGATAATACCCGAAAAGAAGAGATTTTGACTTCAATGGGTAAaactgcctccatcccataaaccaatgagaaaggtgttgccccCGTAGAAGTTCTAACAGAAGTTCGATAGGCAAAAAGGGAAAATGGCAACTTTTCATGCCAATCCTTGTAGGTTTCAGTTATTTTTCCCACAAttttcttgatatttttattagttGCCTCAACCGCGCCATTCATTTTCGGGCAGTATGGTGACGAGTTATGGTGCTTAATGTTGAACTGGCTGCAGACTTCCACTATCGCGCTATTGTTCAAATTCAACGTATTGTCAGATACGATTCTTTCCGGCATACCATAGcgacaaatgatctccttctttAAGAACTTGCTAATTGCCGACTTTGTGACATTGGCGTATAAAGCGGCCTCAACCCATTTGGTAaaataatcaatgaccacaaaaataaatcGATAACCATTAGAAGACTTTGGCGAAATTGGCCCAATGATGTCCATGCCCCACATTGAGAAAGGCCATGGGGAAGTCATAACATGGagaggtgaaggaggcacatggatcttgtctccataaatttggcacttatggcaCTTCTTGGCGTAACGGATGCAATCTCCCTCTATTGTGGACCAGTAATACCCAAATCTCATGATTTGTcgggccattgtaaaaccattggcatgcgtccCACAGacaccctcatggacttcttccaggaTTTTCTTCATTTTGACAGCATCAACACATCTTAACAACATCTGATCCTTCCTCCTTTTATACAAGATCTCcctatctaagacatagtcattgGCGAGCCTTCTCAACGCTCTCTTGTCATTTTCAGTTGCTTGTTCTGTGTATTCACGGTTCTTTACATATTTTAGAATGTCATgataccaaggatgatcatctcTCTCCTCTTCTTCATCTATATTACAGCAATGAGCCGGAGACTCACAAATATTCATCTGGATTGGCTTCATATCTTCTTGTtcatttattctgatcataaaagctaaTATATCCAGGGCATCGGCCATCTGGTTTTCATCATGTGGGAGATAAAAGAAGTTGATGTCATCAAACTGCTCAATTAACTCCAGAACTAACTTTCGATAACTGATCAGCTTGGGATCTCGCGTCTCCCATGCACCTTTAAGTTGATAGATCACCGATGCAGAGTCTCCATATACCTCTAGCACCTTGATTTTGCGGTCTATGGCTACTCGAATTCCTATGatacatgcttcgtattctgccatattgtttgtgcagtcaaaatccagcttacaagtgaatggataatgatctatGTTTGGGGATATCAAGACTGCCCCAACTCTGTTACCAACGGCATTTGATGCCCCATCGAAATTTAGTTTCCAAGAATGATCTTCGGGCGTGTCCTCTTCAGCAGTCGCCACATATATTAGATCCTTATTggggaaatcaaagttcaaggGCTCATAGTTTTCTAGAGCTCTGCTagctagaaaatctgctattgcgctTCCCTTCACagccttctggttcacatagattatgtcaaattcagatagcagaatttgccatcgggtCATTCGATCATTCAAGGtggttgactccatcatgtatttaaGAGTGTCTAGTTTCAAGATTAACCAAGTCCtgtggtacaacatgtactgCCTCAACCTCCGAGTCGTCCAGACCAAGGCGTAACATAATATCTCAATTGGCGAGTATCTCATTTCACACTCAGTAAATTTCttgctgaggtaatatatcgcatTTTCCTTCTTTCCTGTCTCATCATGTTGGCCCAACACACATCCTATTGAGTTGTCAAACACGGTCATATACAGAATCAAAGGCTTATCAGGACTGGGTGGTACTAGCACCGGAGTATTAGCCAGGTACTGTTTGATTTTGTCAAAAGCCATTTGACATTCGTCGTCCCACACGCCTGGATTATGTTTCTTGAGAAGACGAAATACGGGATCACATTTTTCTATCAGCTGTGAAATAAACCGGGTGATGTAGTTTAACCTTCCCAGGAAACCTCGAACTTTTCTCTAAGTGCGGGGCGGAGGCAGCTcttgtatagccttgactttatTTGAGTCAACCTCAATTTCCTTTTCACTGACCATGAAACCAAGTAATTTTCCTGACCTGGCTCGAAAGTGCATTtggttggattaagctttagctgaaattttctcaaTCTTGAGAACAATTTCCTTAAAACTTGAACGTGCTCCCTCTCTGTCCGGGACGTTGAGATCATGTCATCTACATAGACCTCGatctctttatgcatcatgtcatggaataaggttaccatggctctttggtaTGTCGCTCCCGTATTCTTTAACCCGAAGGGCATCACCTTATAGCAGAACGATCCCCATAGGGTTATGAACGTGGTTTTTTCCATGTCTTCAGggtgcatcttgatctgattgtatCCAGAAAACCCATCCATAAAAGAAAATAGTGAATACCCTGCCGTATTGTCCACTAGGGTGTCAATGTGAGGCAACGGGAAATTGTCCTTTGGGCTAGCCTTGTTTAGATCTCTATAATCTACGCACATTCGCACATTTCCATCCTTCTTAGGGACAGGGACaacgttggctacccattctgagtagtTAACCGCTTGTAAGAACCCAgcatcaaattgtttcttgacaTCTTCCCCTATCTTTACTTCCACATCGGGTCTCATCTTTCGGAgcttctgttgaactggcttACACTCCTCTCTTATGGGGATGCGATGCACTGCAATATCAGTTCTTAACCCTGGCATGTCTTGATACGACCATACAAAAACATCTCTGAATTCTTGCAATAGCTTAATGAGATTCTGCTTGGTTTCCTCCTTTATACAAGTGCCAATTTTCACCTCATTCGCCACTTTCAAGGTCACAATCTCAATTATCTTTCTTAAGGAAAAATCTACTTTTCTTCCCGTTCCACCATCCTCAGCAAATCCAAAGATAAACTACTATTTTCGTCATCTTCAAAAACCTGTGATCCCTGTAGGCACATGTCTTTACTCGAAAGAGAATTCTGGATTCATAGCAGTGTTACTCATGACATCGACATCTAGGTACCTATTGTAGGTATGAAAGAATATCTAAGaactttatttgtatggtatAAATGGAAAAAGAATAATTGCTTGATGAGGTATGAAAAATGCATCTTTATTGAAAGCATAAATGATTTGAACATGGGCCTATTTCACAGAAGATTTCTTATTGTTCCTAGGCTAAAAAAATAGTAagcgtgttttgaacattactctgtatTAGTTCTAAAAACTACAAGAAGTTCTTCTACAGTCCAGTTGTTCAGAACACTTCTAGGCTCATAGGAGCAAACGCCCACTAGGCTTGTTTCTCTCGATCCTTCTTTTAATATGGCATTGATGCTCAGAATCTTCATCATTCCCTCAACCGTTCCTTCATCTGTGAATTTCAATTTAGGATGGACAACTCCTCCTACCACGAATGTACTGGATATATGGGGAAAGGTCATTGGCTCCCATTTGACCTCTGCCCTGCTTAATCTTGCTCTTCTCTTTTCCTGCTTCCTCTCCAACTCTTTCTTTCCCTGTTGTGCGTCTGGCTTATACCCAAGCCAAAACGGTCCCACTTACTTGCTAAAATTGGGACTTCCACTCGTCCGTGGAGATATTTCCCAAATCCCCTTCTGGGCAACGTTCCTCTTCCTACTGTCAGTTGTAAACTCATCTTCGTAGCTTTAGAGAGTCTGGGCACCGAGATTCTGCCTCATTCAGAGATGAAGGCTGCATTCACGAACTCTAATGATCGAAATGAACATTCAACCCCTTCGCTATCACTGTCAATGTGCAGTGCATCGCTAGTAACGGATGCGATAATGTCCTCTTcagcaattattgttattagccgGCCCTCCGTCACCAACTTTAATTTCTAATGCAACGATCATAGTACTGCCCCTGCTGAATGAATCCAAAGCCTTCCCAATAAATAATTATCAGAAGGTTTGATGTCTATTACTAGGAAGTCTACCTCGTAAGTATTTGGCCTGATCAGAAGAGGTATCTCTATCCTTCCCATTACCTTCCTTTCAGTGCCGTCAAATGCTCTCACTAtattttggcatgtcttcatatgagaGCTATCTATAGGCAATCGGTTTAATATGGACAGAGGCAAGACGTTCAGTGCCGAACCATTGTCAATCAACATCCCTGGTAGCGTATACCCCTTGTAGCGAGTAGTAATGTGCAAAGCTTTGGTAGATCCCATGCCCCCcagtggtatttcatcatcactaaaggAAATGAAGTTGTCGGCGCTTATGTTACTGACAAGACGGTCTAGTTTGTTTACCGAAATGTCGTCAGTGACATAAGTTTCGTGCAACACCTTCATCAGTACATCACGGTGCGTCTCTGAGCTCAAAAGCAAAGTCAATATTGATATGTGAGCTGACTGCTTGTGTAATTGTTCCAcaacactatactcgctgtgtCTCAGGAATTTCAAAAATTCTTGGGCTTCGTTCTCCATTACTGGTTAATTAACCAGTGGTTCTGTCATCCTTTCTCCTTGTCTGATCACAAAGGACTTCTTCTTTACAGGTTCGTCTTCTGTGCTTAGTGTATCGACTAAACTCTCCTTTTCCGAAACTGTTACACTACTGTTATAATTCCAAGGCACCTTTTTGCTATCCTTAAAATGGAAAGCCTTGGGCTTTTGGATAACTATTATTGGTGCCACCCTTGCTTCAGCTTCACTAATTTTTGGCCGTGAAATGAGGACCACTGGGTGACTAGCCTCACAACCCTTCTCTATCGACTTCTCTTCAGAAGCACATACGTCCTCTTCTCTGGTAAACTCAAAGAACTCTAACTCTTCATTGTCTATTAAGCCCTGGACTAAGGCTCTGAATTTCTTGCAACTCTGGATTTCATGGCCCTTCTCGCAATGAAATTCGCAATAGTCCCTCACTTCTCGGGAGTTGCTCCTTGAACTCTGCGTGATCAGCCCCACTTCCAGCATTTTCTTCCAAACTTCCCTGAACAAAGTCTTTACCTCATCTGCGTTCAACTTAACTCTCCTTCCCACATTCTCGATTACTGCATTTACCCTACCATCAGTATGGTTGAGTAATGGGTTACCTACCACAAGTGCGTCATCGAACTTCACAACACCCATGTTGATGAGCTTCTCGACTAACTTCTTAAACGAGATGCAGCTTTTTATTGAATGCCCCACAGTCCCTGTATGGTATTCATACTGATTGCGTTATACCACTTGAGGTATAGGGGCTGCAATGGTTTTAGATAGGATGGTGCTATAATATATGCATCGAATAGGCTTTTGTACAGCTCATTATATGTCACTGGGATAAGGGTACTCTGTATCTT encodes:
- the LOC108484965 gene encoding uncharacterized protein LOC108484965 yields the protein MENEAQEFLKFLRHSEYSVVEQLHKQSAHISILTLLLSSETHRDVLMKVLHETYVTDDISVNKLDRLVSNISADNFISFSDDEIPLGGMGSTKALHITTRYKGYTLPGMLIDNGSALNVLPLSILNRLPIDSSHMKTCQNIVRAFDGTERKPDAQQGKKELERKQEKRRARLSRAEVKWEPMTFPHISSTFVVGGVVHPKLKFTDEGTVEGMMKILSINAILKEGSRETSLVGVCSYEPRSVLNNWTVEELLFIFGFAEDGGTGRKVDFSLRKIIEIVTLKVANEVKIGTCIKEETKQNLIKLLQEFRDVFVWSYQDMPGLRTDIAVHRIPIREECKPVQQKLRKMRPDVEVKIGEDVKKQFDAGFLQAVNYSEWVANVVPVPKKDGNVRMCVDYRDLNKASPKDNFPLPHIDTLVDNTAGYSLFSFMDGFSGYNQIKMHPEDMEKTTFITLWGSFCYKVMPFGLKNTGATYQRAMVTLFHDMMHKEIEVYVDDMISTSRTEREHVQVLRKLFSRLRKFQLKLNPTKCTFEPGQENYLVSWSVKRKLRLTQIKSRLYKSCLRPALREKFELIEKCDPVFRLLKKHNPGVWDDECQMAFDKIKQYLANTPVLVPPSPDKPLILYMTVFDNSIGCVLGQHDETGKKENAIYYLSKKFTECEMRYSPIEILCYALKAVKGSAIADFLASRALENYEPLNFDFPNKDLIYVATAEEDTPEDHSWKLNFDGASNAVEYEACIIGIRVAIDRKIKVLEVYGDSASVIYQLKGAWETRDPKLISYRKLVLELIEQFDDINFFYLPHDENQMADALDILAFMIRINEQEDMKPIQMNICESPAHCCNIDEEEERDDHPWYHDILKYVKNREYTEQATENDKRALRRLANDYVLDREILYKRRKDQMLLRCVDAVKMKKILEEVHEGIHVPPSPLHVMTSPWPFSMWGMDIIGPISPKSSNGYRFIFVVIDYFTKWVEAALYANVTKSAISKFLKKEIICRYGMPERIVSDNTLNLNNSAIVEVCSQFNIKHHNSSPYCPKMNGAVEATNKNIKKIVGKITETYKDWHEKLPFSLFAYRTSVRTSTGATPFSLVYGMEAVLPIEVKISSFRNFRGKWMPNWEGPYVVKKAFSRGALILAKMDGKSQPNPVNADSVKKYFA